CGAGCTGGAGGCCGCTTCGGCTCCGGCTGAATCTTCCAAGGCCTAACCGAGTGAAAGGCGCTGAGAGTTGAGCACCCTCGTGAACGCCGCGAGCCGAGAAGCGCTGGCAGCCGCTGAGCTGCAGTTGCTGCAGGCCACGGACGGGGCCTCGGCCGCGGAGATCACCGGGCTCGCCGACGAGCTGTTCGGCGTGGCCGCTCTGCTGGGCCGGGAGTCCACGCTGCGGCGGGCGCTCGCCGACGCCTCCGTCGACCCGCGGTCCAGGGAAGACCTGGTCCGCGGGCTGCTGGCGGACAAGCTCGGTGCGCGGTCGCTGCCCGTGGTCGTCGAGGCCGCCCGGTCCCGCTGGTCGGGGCCGAAGGACCTGGTCGACGGGCTGGAGCGGTTGGCCCGCACCGCGCTGCTGGTGCAGGCCGAGCGGGCCGGCCGCCTCGACGCCGTCGAGGACGAGCTGTTCCGCCTCGGCCGGATCATCGGCTCCCAGGTGGACCTGGAACGGCTGCTGTCGGACCCCACCGGGGACGAGGCGGGCAAGCACGCGGTCCTCGACCAGCTCGTCGCGGGCAAGGTCGAGCCGGTCACCCTGACCCTCGTCCGCCAGCTGGTGGCCCGGCCCCGCGGCCGGCGGGTCAGCGAGGGGCTGGAAGAGCTGGCCGAGCTGTCGGCGAAGCGCCGCGAGCGCTCGGTGGCGCACGTCCGCTCCGCGATCCCGCTGAGCGACGAGCAGCAGCAGCGGTTGTCGCGCGCCCTGCAGCGGATCTACGCGCGGCCCATCGCCCTGCACATCGAGGTTGACCCCGGGGTCGAGGGCGGGCTGCTGATCCAGATCGGTGATGAGGTCATCGACGGCAGCATCACGGGACGCCTGCAGTCCCTGCGGCGCGACCTGGCCAACTAGCCGAGTGCGCGTGTCGACCAGGCGTCGAACACCCACACCCTTCCAAGAACGAACCGAGGGCAGGAACGAGACATGGCGGAGCTGACGATCTCGTCGGACGAGATCCGCAGTGCGATCGAGAAGTACGTCTCCAGCTACTCCCCGGAGGTCAGCCGCGAGGAGGTCGGGGTCGTCACCGATACCGGTGACGGCATCGCCCATGTCGAGGGTCTGCCTTCGGCGATGACCGAGGAACTGCTGGAGTTCCCCGGCGGCATCTACGGTGTCGCGATGAACCTGGAAGCTCAGGAGATCGGTGCGGTCATCCTGGGTGAGTCCGAGAAGATCGAGGAGGGCCAGGAGGTCAAGCGGACCGGCAAGGTCCTCTCGATCCCGGTCGGCGACGGCTTCCTGGGCCGCGTCGTCAACCCGCTCGGCGACCCGATCGACGGGCTCGGCGAGATCGCTGCCGAGGGGCAGCGCCCGCTGGAGCTGCAGGCGGCCACGGTCGTGGAGCGCAAGGGCGTGCACGAGCCCATGCAGACCGGCATCAAGGCCATCGACTCGATGACCCCGATCGGTCGCGGCCAGCGGCAGCTGATCATCGGTGACCGCAAGACCGGCAAGACCACGGTCGCGGTCGACACGATCATCAACCAGAAGCAGGCCTGGGCCAGCGGTGACCCGGACAAGCAGGTCCGCTGCATCTACGTCGCGATCGGCCAGAAGGGCTCCACGATCGCCGGCGTGAAGCGGTCCCTGGAGGACGCCGGGGCGATGGAGTACACCACCATCGTCGCCGCGCCGGCCTCCGACTCGCCGGGTCTGAAGTGGCTGGCGCCCTACGCGGGCTCGGCCATCGGCCAGCACTGGATGTACCAGGGCAAGCACGTCCTGATCATCTTCGACGACCTGACCAAGCAGGCCGAGGCGTACCGCGCGATCTCGCTGCTGCTGCGTCGTCCGCCGGGCCGCGAGGCGTACCCCGGTGACGTGTTCTACCTGCACTCGCGCCTGCTGGAGCGCTGCGCGAAGCTCTCCGACGAGATGGGCAAGGGTTCGATGACGGGTCTGCCGATCATCGAGACCAAGGCCAACGACGTGTCGGCCTACATCCCGACCAACGTCATCTCGATCACCGACGGCCAGTGCTTCCTGCAGTCCGACCTGTTCAACTCGGGTCAGCGCCCGGCCATCGACGTCGGTATCTCGGTGTCGCGCGTCGGTGGTTCCGCGCAGATCAAGGCGATGAAGAACATCACCGGTTCGCTGCGTCTGGACCTGGCCCAGTACCGCGAGCTGGAGGCCTTCTCGGCCTTCGCCTCCGACCTGGACGCCGCGTCGAAGGCCCAGCTGGACCGCGGTGCCCGGCTGATGGAGGTCCTCAAGCAGGGCCAGGGCGAGCCGCTGCCGGTCGAGGAAGAGGTCGTGTCCCTCTTCATCGGCACCAAGGGCCACCTGGACTCGGTCCCGGTCGGCGACGTGCGCCGCTTCGAGTCGGAGTTCCTGGCGCACATGCGGCGCAGCCACGCGACCACGCTCAAGGACATCGTCGAGACCGGCAAGCTGTCCGACGACGGCGAGAAGGTCATCGTGGACGCGGTCGAGGACTTCAAGAAGCAGTTCACCGCCTCGGGCGGCGGCTCGGTCGTGCCGAGCGAGCCCGACGCCGAGGCGCTGGCCGCCGACGAGGTGGGGCAGGAGACCGTGAAGGTCAACCGCCCCGCGCCGAAGAAGTGACGTTATGGCTCAACTTCGGGAACTCCGGAACCGGATCCGGTCGGTCAAATCGACCCGGAAGATCACCAAGGCGCAGGAGCTGATCGCTACCTCGCGCATCATGAAGGCGCAGGCCAGGGTGGAGGCTTCGCGGCCCTACGCCACGGAGATCACCAACGTCCTGACCGCGCTGGCCGACGTGAGCACGTTGGACCACCCGCTGCTGACCGAGCGCTCGAACCCGAAGCGCGCCGGCGTGCTGGTCGTGACCAGCGACCGGGGTTTCTGCGGTGGCTACAACGCCAACGTGATCAAGGCGGCCGAGGAGTTGCAGTCGCTGCTGCGCGAGCAGGGCAAGGAACCGGTGCTCTACGTCGTCGGCCGCAAGGGCGAGGCGTACTACCGGTTCCGGCAGCGCGAGGTCGAGGCGAGCTGGACCGGGTTCAGCGACCGCCCCGACTACTCCGACGCGGCCGAGATCGGCGAAACGCTGGTCAAGGCCTTCCTGGCGGGTGCTGACGACTACCTCGACGACGGTGGTGCGGACGGTAAGCTGGGTGTGGATGAGCTGCACCTGGTGCACACCGAGTTCGTCTCGATGCTCACCCAGCGTCCGACGGTCCGGCGGATCGCTCCGCTCGAGGTCGAGTACTCCGACGAGCCGGCGAAGAAGACGCTCAAGTCGGCTTACGAGTTCGAGCCGGACGCCGAGACGCTGTTCGCGGCGCTCCTGCCGAAGTACATCAAGACCCGGCTCTACTCGGGTCTGCTGGACTCGGCAGCGGCGGAGCACGCGGCGCGGCGCACGGCGATGAAGTCGGCGACCGACAACGCGGACGAGTTGATCCGCAACCTCAGCCGCGAGGCCAACGCGGCCCGCCAGGCCCAGATCACCCAGGAAATCAGCGAGATCGTCGGCGGTGTCGAGGCGCTCTCGTCCGCAGGAAGTGAGTGACATGACTGCTGCTACTGCCACCAGCACTGGCACCGGCCGCGTCGTCCGGGTGCTCGGCCCGGTCGTGGACGTCGAGTTCCCGCGCGACCAGGTGCCGGACCTGCTCAACGCCCTCACGGTGGAGATCACCGCCGAGGGCATGGCCAAGACCCTGACGCTCGAGGTCGCCCAGCACCTGGGCGACAGCGTCGTGCGGACGATCTCGATGCAGCCGACCCAGGGCCTGGTGCGCGGCGTGACCGTGACCGACTCCGGCGCGGGCATCTCGGTGCCGGTCGGTGACGTGGTCAAGGGTCACGTGTTCAACGCGCTGGGCCACTGCCTGGACGAGCCGGGCTACGCCGCCGACGCCGAGCGGTGGTCGATCCACCGCAAGGCACCGAGCTTCGACCAGCTCGAGGGCAAGACCGAGATGCTGGAGACCGGCATCAAGGTCATCGACCTGCTCACCCCGTACGTGCAGGGCGGCAAGATCGGCCTGTTCGGTGGCGCCGGTGTGGGCAAGACGGTGCTCATCCAGGAGATGATCCGCCGAGTCGCCAAGAACTTCGGTGGCACCTCGGTGTTCGCCGGTGTCGGCGAGCGGACCCGTGAGGGCAACGACCTCTGGGTGGAGATGGACGAGTCCGGCGTGCTGGCCGACACCGCGCTGGTGTTCGGTCAGATGGACGAGCCGCCGGGCACCCGTATGCGGGTGGCGCTGTCCGCGCTGACGATGGCGGAGTACTTCCGCGACGTGCAGAACCAGGACGTGCTGCTGTTCATCGACAACATCTTCCGGTTCACCCAGGCGGGCCAGGAGGTGTCGACCCTGCTGGGCCGCATGCCGTCCGCAGTGGGTTACCAGCCGACGCTGGCCGACGAGATGGGTGAACTGCAGGAGCGCATCACCTCGACGCGCGGTCGCTCGATCACCTCGATGCAGGCGATCTACGTGCCGGCGGACGACTACACCGACCCGGCGCCGGCGACCACGTTCGCCCACCTGGACGCGACCACGGAGCTCTCCCGTGCGATCTCGCAGAAGGGCATCTACCCGGCGGTGGACCCGCTGTCCTCCACCTCCACCATCCTCGACCCGGCGATCGTCGGCGACGAGCACTACCGGGTGGCGCAGGAGGTCAAGCGGATCCTGCAGAAGTACAAGGAGCTGCAGGACATCATCGCCATCCTCGGTATGGACGAGCTGTCCGAAGAGGACAAGGTGACGGTGCAGCGGGCGCGTCGCATCGAGCGCTACCTGTCGCAGAACTTCTTCGTGGCCAAGCAGTTCACCGGCCAGGAGGGCTCCTTCGTGCCGCTGAAGGAGACCATCGAGGCGTTCGACAAGCTGTGCAAGGGCGACTTCGACCACTACCCGGAGCAGGCCTTCCTGTCCATCGGTGGTCTGGACGACCTGGAAGCGGCTTACAAGAAGCTCACCGAGAAGTGAGCGACGGCCCCCGCTGGGGGTCGGCACGAACCGGCGACGGGGTCGAGGTCCGAGAAGACCTCGGCCCCGTTTGCCAGCAAGGAATTCCCTGCCCGGCCAGTCACGATCGCCCTGGTGGCACCGGATAGACTGCGGGCACACACCCGACAAAGGAGACGCGCGTGGCCAACATGTCCGTCCAACTGGTCGCCGTCGAGCGCCGCCTGTGGTCCGGGGAAGCGACCGCCGTGGTCGCGCAGACCACCGAGGGAGAGATCGGCGTTCTCCCGGGGCACGAGCCGCTGCTCGGTGAGCTGATCGAGGGCGGTGTGGTGCGCATCACCACCGCCGCGAAGGAGACCGTGACCGCCGCGGTCCACGGCGGGTTCCTGTCGGTCACCTCGGGTGGGGTGAGCGTGCTGGCGGAGTCCGCGGAGCTGGCCGACGAGATCGACGTGGCGCAGGCCCGCGAGGACGTCAAGAGCGCGGATGAACAGGCCCGAGCACGGGCGTTGAGCCGATTGCGAGCCGCTGGCCACTCGGCCTGATCCGGGCCTCGCATGAGTTCCCCGGTCGTGTGGTTCGTGGTGGCGGTGGGGCTGCTGCTGTTGGCAGCCCTGATCGTTGCGGGACTGGCCTGGCGGCGGCTGCGGGAACTGCGCGTCGGGGGCATCGACGTGGCGTTGCGCGCCAGCAAGGACGGTGGCCGGGGTTGGCACCTGGGGGTGGCGCACTACCGGGGTGAGGAGTTCACCTGGTACCGCGTGCTGAGCCTGCGGTCGGGGCCGAACTGGGTGATCAACCGCCGGGACGTGGAGATCGCCCGCCGCCGCGAGCCGACGGTGTCCGAGGCGTACGCGATGCCCGCCGGTTCGACGGTGCTGGACCTGACCGGTCCGGACCTGGAGCTGGCGATGGGCCGCGACGCGCTGACCGGGTTCCTGTCCTGGCTGGAGTCGGCGCCGCCAGGCCGTTCGGTGCCGTGGGCGTCCTGAGGTCGAATCGAAGAGCGTTGCAGCGGGGTCCGGTGTCCGGGCCCCGCTTTTTCGTGCGCGGGGTGACAGGAAGGTTCCCATCCTCGCATCAGCGGCGCAGGTCCCTGCTGATGTCGTGGAGCAGCTGGAGGAACACCTCGATCAGCGGTGCGTGCCTGGTGCTGGTCGGCACGGCGGCGTGGATGCGCCGGTGCAGTCCTGACGCGAGCGGGTGGTGGGTGGTGCCGGGGGCGCCGGTGATGGCCAGGCGCGGGATGAAGGAGACGGCCACTCCGGCGGAGACCACGGCTTCGGCGACGGCGTAGGACTCGAATTCGAAGGCCACTCGCGGCGCGAAGTCCTCGGCGCGTGCGGCGGCTTCCAGCTGCCGGCGGTTCGGGAGGTCGGGCGGGGCGCAGGCCCAGGTGTCGTCGCGGAAGTCGGCGAGCCGCGGTGCGGTGTTCCCGGCGCGCGGGTGCCCGGTGGGCAGCACGGCGTGGACCGGGTCGTCCAGCAGGTGCACGAGGCGGACGCCGGGCAGTGCTTCGAGCGGCTCGCGGTACTCGCCGACGAGCGCGAGATCCAGGCGGTGCGCGGCGACCCGCTCGATGCCTTCGTCCGGGCCCAGGTCGACGACGGACAGCTCGGCACCGGGGCGGCGGTGGCGCATCGCGGCCAGTGCTTCTGGCAGCAGGGCGAGGCCGGCGGTGGGGAAGGCCCCGAGGCGGAGGCGGTTGCGGTGCTCGTCGCGGAAGCGCTGGGCGTCGCTCGTGGCGTCGTGCAGCGCGGCGGCGATCCGTTCCGCGCTTTCGGCCATGCGGGCGCCCAGCGGGGTCAGGCGGACGCCGTGGGGGAGCCGTTCGGCCAGCTGTGCGCCGACTTCGTCCTCCAGGCGGATCAACTGCTGCGACACCGCTGGCGGGGTCCGGCCGAGCTGTTCGGCGGCGCGGGTCACGCTGCCCTGTTCGCGCAGTGCCAGCAGGATCAGCAGCCGGGACGGGTCGAGCATGAAGGTTCACTTTACGCGTCCCAAGAATCCGTAACTGGATGTGAACGGGCTGTCGGGGAAAGACTGGAGGCGTGATCGAGCAGGCCAGTTACACCATCGAACCCGAACCCATCGACAGCCCGGACGCGCAGCAGGCGCTCCGCGAGTACGTCGCCGAGCTGGACCGCCGCTTCCCGAGCGGGTTCGACACCTCCCGCGCCGCCCCGCCGGCCAAGACCGACTTCGTCCCGCCCGCCGGGGTGTTCCTCGTGGTGCGGGTCGGGGAGCAGGTGCTCGGCTGCGGGGCGCTGCGCACCGCGTCGGGCGGGATCGGGGAGATCAGGCGCATGTGGATCGCCCCGGAGCTGCGCGGGCGAGGTGCCGGGCGGGCGCTGCTCGCCGAGCTGGAGCAGCAGGCCCGGCGGCTGGGGTGCGACCGGATCCGGCTGGACACCGCGGCCGAGCTCCGTGAGGCGCGCGCCCTCTACGACTCGGCGGGCTACCAGGAGATCCCGGCCTACAACGACAACGAGTACGCGCGGCACTGGTACGAGAAAATTCTGATGTGATCGGCTCGCGGCCGAAATACTCTGCCGTGGTGCGCATCGAGATCGTCGGCTACGACCACCCGGATTCCTCGCGGCTGATCGACGTCCTCCAGCGGGAGTACGTCGAGCGCTACGGCGACGAGGACGACACGCCGGTCGAACCGGCCGAGTTCCGGCCGCCGCAGGGGCTGTTCCTGCTCGGCTACCTGGACGATCGTCCGGTCGGCTCGGGCGGCTGGCGCGCCCGCGAGGCCGACGAGCCGGGGTTGCAGGACGGCGATGCCGAGATGAAGCGGCTGTTCGTCGTGCCCGATGCGCGCGGCCGCGGGCTGTCGCGGCGGCTGCTCGCCGAGCTGGAGCACACCGCCGCGACGGCCGGGCGCAAGCGCATGGTGCTGGAGACCGGTACGCAGCAACCCGAGGCGATCGGTCTCTACACCTCCGCCGGATACACCGAGATCGACACCTTCGGCCTGCACCGGGACGACCCGTTGATCCGCTGCTTCGCCAAGGAGCTCTGAGTCCCTGCCGGTGGTTGTTCTGCGTGGGTGGTCGCTTTGGCCTCAGGCGTTCCCACCGGGCTTCCAGAGCACGTCGCCGTCCGGGTTGGCGACCCGCGCCAGGATGAACAGCAGGTCCGACAGCCGGTTCAGGTACTTCGCGGGCAGCGGTGACGTGCGCTCCCCGTCGGCTTCCTGCAGCGCCCACGCCGAGCGCTCGGCCCGGCGGGCCACGCACCGCGCTTGGTGCAGCAGCGCACCGCCTGGCGTGCCGCCGGGCAGGATGAACGAATCCAGCTTGCCCAGCCGGGAGTTGAACTCGTCGCACCAGCCCTCGAGCCGGTCGACGTAGCCCTGCGTGATCCGCAGCGGCGGGTACTTCGGGTCCTCCGCGATCGGGGTGGACAGGTCCGCGCCCACGTCGAACAGGTCGTTCTGCACCGCTCGCAGCACCGCGACGACGTCCTCGCCGAGCTCGGCGGTGGCCAGCGCCACACCGAGCACCGAGTTCGTCTCGTCGACGTCGGCGTAGGCGACCAGCCGCGGATCGGTCTTGTGCACCACGGAGTTGTCCGACAGCCGGGTCGTGCCCGAATCCCCGGCCCGCGTGTAGATCTTCGTCAGGTGGACGGCCATGCGGACAGCCTATGCGGATGTGACAGGAAGGTTCCCATGCTCGCACCGCGGTGACAGGAAGGTTCCCATGCTCGCGTCCCGCACCCGCCCCGATGGCGGTGGTGGGCGGGCCGTAACCTCGATGCTCGTGAGTGAGCACTTCCGGGTACACGGCGGAGCGCGTCTCGTCGGCGAGGTCGACGTGGTCGGGGCTAAGAACAGCGTGTTGAAGCTGATGGCTGCCGCGCTGCTGGCGGAGGGCACGACGACGATCGTCAACTGCCCGGAGATCCTCGACGTTCCGCTGATGGCCGACGTGCTGCGCAGCCTCGGTTGCGAGGTGACGATCGACGGCGGCACGGTGCGCATCACGACTCCGGCGGAGATCAGCCACGAGGCGGTGTCTCCGTCGATGGGCAAGCTGCGCGCCTCGGTGTGCGTGCTGGGGCCGCTGGTGGCCCGCTGCCGTCGCGCGGTCGTGACGCTGC
This portion of the Saccharopolyspora antimicrobica genome encodes:
- a CDS encoding F0F1 ATP synthase subunit delta yields the protein MSTLVNAASREALAAAELQLLQATDGASAAEITGLADELFGVAALLGRESTLRRALADASVDPRSREDLVRGLLADKLGARSLPVVVEAARSRWSGPKDLVDGLERLARTALLVQAERAGRLDAVEDELFRLGRIIGSQVDLERLLSDPTGDEAGKHAVLDQLVAGKVEPVTLTLVRQLVARPRGRRVSEGLEELAELSAKRRERSVAHVRSAIPLSDEQQQRLSRALQRIYARPIALHIEVDPGVEGGLLIQIGDEVIDGSITGRLQSLRRDLAN
- the atpA gene encoding F0F1 ATP synthase subunit alpha, which codes for MAELTISSDEIRSAIEKYVSSYSPEVSREEVGVVTDTGDGIAHVEGLPSAMTEELLEFPGGIYGVAMNLEAQEIGAVILGESEKIEEGQEVKRTGKVLSIPVGDGFLGRVVNPLGDPIDGLGEIAAEGQRPLELQAATVVERKGVHEPMQTGIKAIDSMTPIGRGQRQLIIGDRKTGKTTVAVDTIINQKQAWASGDPDKQVRCIYVAIGQKGSTIAGVKRSLEDAGAMEYTTIVAAPASDSPGLKWLAPYAGSAIGQHWMYQGKHVLIIFDDLTKQAEAYRAISLLLRRPPGREAYPGDVFYLHSRLLERCAKLSDEMGKGSMTGLPIIETKANDVSAYIPTNVISITDGQCFLQSDLFNSGQRPAIDVGISVSRVGGSAQIKAMKNITGSLRLDLAQYRELEAFSAFASDLDAASKAQLDRGARLMEVLKQGQGEPLPVEEEVVSLFIGTKGHLDSVPVGDVRRFESEFLAHMRRSHATTLKDIVETGKLSDDGEKVIVDAVEDFKKQFTASGGGSVVPSEPDAEALAADEVGQETVKVNRPAPKK
- a CDS encoding F0F1 ATP synthase subunit gamma, with protein sequence MAQLRELRNRIRSVKSTRKITKAQELIATSRIMKAQARVEASRPYATEITNVLTALADVSTLDHPLLTERSNPKRAGVLVVTSDRGFCGGYNANVIKAAEELQSLLREQGKEPVLYVVGRKGEAYYRFRQREVEASWTGFSDRPDYSDAAEIGETLVKAFLAGADDYLDDGGADGKLGVDELHLVHTEFVSMLTQRPTVRRIAPLEVEYSDEPAKKTLKSAYEFEPDAETLFAALLPKYIKTRLYSGLLDSAAAEHAARRTAMKSATDNADELIRNLSREANAARQAQITQEISEIVGGVEALSSAGSE
- the atpD gene encoding F0F1 ATP synthase subunit beta: MTAATATSTGTGRVVRVLGPVVDVEFPRDQVPDLLNALTVEITAEGMAKTLTLEVAQHLGDSVVRTISMQPTQGLVRGVTVTDSGAGISVPVGDVVKGHVFNALGHCLDEPGYAADAERWSIHRKAPSFDQLEGKTEMLETGIKVIDLLTPYVQGGKIGLFGGAGVGKTVLIQEMIRRVAKNFGGTSVFAGVGERTREGNDLWVEMDESGVLADTALVFGQMDEPPGTRMRVALSALTMAEYFRDVQNQDVLLFIDNIFRFTQAGQEVSTLLGRMPSAVGYQPTLADEMGELQERITSTRGRSITSMQAIYVPADDYTDPAPATTFAHLDATTELSRAISQKGIYPAVDPLSSTSTILDPAIVGDEHYRVAQEVKRILQKYKELQDIIAILGMDELSEEDKVTVQRARRIERYLSQNFFVAKQFTGQEGSFVPLKETIEAFDKLCKGDFDHYPEQAFLSIGGLDDLEAAYKKLTEK
- a CDS encoding F0F1 ATP synthase subunit epsilon translates to MANMSVQLVAVERRLWSGEATAVVAQTTEGEIGVLPGHEPLLGELIEGGVVRITTAAKETVTAAVHGGFLSVTSGGVSVLAESAELADEIDVAQAREDVKSADEQARARALSRLRAAGHSA
- a CDS encoding DUF2550 domain-containing protein encodes the protein MSSPVVWFVVAVGLLLLAALIVAGLAWRRLRELRVGGIDVALRASKDGGRGWHLGVAHYRGEEFTWYRVLSLRSGPNWVINRRDVEIARRREPTVSEAYAMPAGSTVLDLTGPDLELAMGRDALTGFLSWLESAPPGRSVPWAS
- a CDS encoding LysR family transcriptional regulator translates to MLDPSRLLILLALREQGSVTRAAEQLGRTPPAVSQQLIRLEDEVGAQLAERLPHGVRLTPLGARMAESAERIAAALHDATSDAQRFRDEHRNRLRLGAFPTAGLALLPEALAAMRHRRPGAELSVVDLGPDEGIERVAAHRLDLALVGEYREPLEALPGVRLVHLLDDPVHAVLPTGHPRAGNTAPRLADFRDDTWACAPPDLPNRRQLEAAARAEDFAPRVAFEFESYAVAEAVVSAGVAVSFIPRLAITGAPGTTHHPLASGLHRRIHAAVPTSTRHAPLIEVFLQLLHDISRDLRR
- a CDS encoding GNAT family N-acetyltransferase, translating into MIEQASYTIEPEPIDSPDAQQALREYVAELDRRFPSGFDTSRAAPPAKTDFVPPAGVFLVVRVGEQVLGCGALRTASGGIGEIRRMWIAPELRGRGAGRALLAELEQQARRLGCDRIRLDTAAELREARALYDSAGYQEIPAYNDNEYARHWYEKILM
- a CDS encoding GNAT family N-acetyltransferase; its protein translation is MRIEIVGYDHPDSSRLIDVLQREYVERYGDEDDTPVEPAEFRPPQGLFLLGYLDDRPVGSGGWRAREADEPGLQDGDAEMKRLFVVPDARGRGLSRRLLAELEHTAATAGRKRMVLETGTQQPEAIGLYTSAGYTEIDTFGLHRDDPLIRCFAKEL
- a CDS encoding cob(I)yrinic acid a,c-diamide adenosyltransferase, which translates into the protein MAVHLTKIYTRAGDSGTTRLSDNSVVHKTDPRLVAYADVDETNSVLGVALATAELGEDVVAVLRAVQNDLFDVGADLSTPIAEDPKYPPLRITQGYVDRLEGWCDEFNSRLGKLDSFILPGGTPGGALLHQARCVARRAERSAWALQEADGERTSPLPAKYLNRLSDLLFILARVANPDGDVLWKPGGNA